From a region of the Globicephala melas chromosome 19, mGloMel1.2, whole genome shotgun sequence genome:
- the CTU2 gene encoding cytoplasmic tRNA 2-thiolation protein 2 isoform X1 produces the protein MCEVGEDYREPAPAGPPPPRPCREQKCVKCKEGLPVVVIRAGDAFCRDCFKVFYVHKFRAVLGKNRLVFPGEKVLLAWSGGPSSSSMLWQVLEGLSQDSAKRLRFVPGVVFADEGAACGRSPEDRAKTLAEAKLVLQTVGFPWHIVALEEVFSLPPSVLRCSAREPVGTEGAYKAAVDSFLQQHHVLGEEKQSRPCPQHPQGRAGPPTADQTEALSRLFNSVKTLTAKEELLQTLRTHLILHVARTHGYSKVMTGDSCTRLAVKLMTSLALGRGAFLAWDTGFSDERHGDVVVVRPMREHTLKEVAFYNRLFAVPSVFTPAVDTKAPEKASIHRLMEAFILRLQAQFPSTVSTVYRTSEKLVKAPRDGCAAGTPGPRCLLCMCVLDVDTADSATAFGAQTSSQLPQTQPPIAEAEAPTVSCCHSGMGRAQHCCRMEEDDPRACVMEQLCYGCRVNMKDLPSLDPLPPYILAEAQLRSQRAEAEQEIQERLLEAEDGARPGATSAEQAHEDGARPGATSAEQAHADGARPGATSAEQEGADGL, from the exons ATGTGCGAGGTGGGCGAGGACTATCGGGAGCCCGCGCCCGCGGGGCCGCCGCCGCCACGGCCCTG CCGTGAGCAAAAGTGTGTGAAGTGCAAGGAAGGCCTGCCTGTCGTGGTGATCCGAGCCGGAGATGCCTTCTGCAG GGACTGTTTCAAGGTCTTTTACGTCCACAAGTTCAGAGCCGTGCTTGGAAAGAACCGGCTGGTCTTCCCGGGGGAGAAG GTGCTCCTGGCGTGGTCCGGGGGGCCTTCGTCCAGCTCCATGCTCTGGCAGGTCCTTGAG GGCCTGAGTCAAGATTCTGCCAAGAGACTGCGTTTCGTGCCAGGGGTTGTCTTCGCTGATG AGGGAGCAGCCTGTGGCCGGAGCCCGGAGGACCGAGCAAAAACCCTGGCCGAGGCGAAGCTGGTCCTGCAGACCGTCGGCTTCCCGTGGCACATTGTCGCCTTGGAAGAG GTGTTCAGCCTGCCGCCGTCTGTGCTGCGCTGCTCTGCTCGGGAGCCGGTCGGGACCGAGGGAGCCTACAAGGCAGCGGTGGACAGTTTCCTGCAGCAGCACCATGTCCTGGGGGAGGAGAAGCAGAGCcggccctgcccccagcacccccAGGGCCGGGCTGGGCCGCCCACAGCCGACCAGACTGAGGCTCTGTCCAGACTCTTCAACTCAGTGAAGACGCTGACGGCCAAGGAGGAGCTTCTGCAGACGCTGCG gaCCCACTTGATCCTGCATGTGGCCCGGACCCACGGCTACTCCAAGGTGATGACGGGGGACAGCTGCACCCGCTTGGCCGTCAAGCTCATGACCAGCCTGGCACTGGGGAGAGGGGCCTTCCTCGCCTGGGACACG ggcttCTCAGACGAGCGACACGGCGACGTGGTGGTGGTGCGGCCCATGCGCGAGCACACGCTGAAGGAGGTCGCCTTCTACAACCGCCTGTTTGCCGTCCCCTCCGTCTTCACGCCGGCCGTCGACACCAAG GCCCCGGAAAAGGCCAGCATCCACCGGCTGATGGAGGCCTTCATTCTCAGGCTGCAGGCCCAGTTCCCCTCCACGGTCAGCACTGTGTAcag gacgaGCGAGAAGCTGGTGAAGGCGCCCAGGGACGGCTGTGCCGCCGGCACCCCCGGGCCCCGCTGCCTGCTCTGCATGTGTGTGCTGGACGTCGACACTGCTG ACAGTGCCACAGCTTTTGGGGCTCAGACCTCCTCGCAGCTCCCCCAGACGCAGCCCCCCATCGCAGAGGCTGAGGCGCCCACCGTGTCCTGCTGCCACAGCGGGATGGGCAGGGCCCAGCACTGCTGCAGGAT GGAGGAGGACGACCCCCGCGCCTGTGTGATGGAGCAGCTGTGCTATGGCTGCCGTGTGAATATGAAGGACTTG CCCTCCCTGGATCCCCTGCCACCCTACATACTGGCCGAGGCCCAGCTCCGCAGCCAGAG GGCCGAGGCTGAGCAGGAGATCCAGGAGCGTCTGCTGGAGGCCGAGGATGGGGCACGGCCGGGCGCGACCTCGGCGGAGCAGGCCCACGAGGACGGGGCACGGCCGGGCGCGACCTCGGCAGAGCAGGCCCACGCGGACGGGGCACGGCCGGGCGCGACCTCGGCGGAGCAGGAAGGCGCGGATGGCCTGTGA
- the CTU2 gene encoding cytoplasmic tRNA 2-thiolation protein 2 isoform X2, protein MCEVGEDYREPAPAGPPPPRPCREQKCVKCKEGLPVVVIRAGDAFCRDCFKVFYVHKFRAVLGKNRLVFPGEKGLSQDSAKRLRFVPGVVFADEGAACGRSPEDRAKTLAEAKLVLQTVGFPWHIVALEEVFSLPPSVLRCSAREPVGTEGAYKAAVDSFLQQHHVLGEEKQSRPCPQHPQGRAGPPTADQTEALSRLFNSVKTLTAKEELLQTLRTHLILHVARTHGYSKVMTGDSCTRLAVKLMTSLALGRGAFLAWDTGFSDERHGDVVVVRPMREHTLKEVAFYNRLFAVPSVFTPAVDTKAPEKASIHRLMEAFILRLQAQFPSTVSTVYRTSEKLVKAPRDGCAAGTPGPRCLLCMCVLDVDTADSATAFGAQTSSQLPQTQPPIAEAEAPTVSCCHSGMGRAQHCCRMEEDDPRACVMEQLCYGCRVNMKDLPSLDPLPPYILAEAQLRSQRAEAEQEIQERLLEAEDGARPGATSAEQAHEDGARPGATSAEQAHADGARPGATSAEQEGADGL, encoded by the exons ATGTGCGAGGTGGGCGAGGACTATCGGGAGCCCGCGCCCGCGGGGCCGCCGCCGCCACGGCCCTG CCGTGAGCAAAAGTGTGTGAAGTGCAAGGAAGGCCTGCCTGTCGTGGTGATCCGAGCCGGAGATGCCTTCTGCAG GGACTGTTTCAAGGTCTTTTACGTCCACAAGTTCAGAGCCGTGCTTGGAAAGAACCGGCTGGTCTTCCCGGGGGAGAAG GGCCTGAGTCAAGATTCTGCCAAGAGACTGCGTTTCGTGCCAGGGGTTGTCTTCGCTGATG AGGGAGCAGCCTGTGGCCGGAGCCCGGAGGACCGAGCAAAAACCCTGGCCGAGGCGAAGCTGGTCCTGCAGACCGTCGGCTTCCCGTGGCACATTGTCGCCTTGGAAGAG GTGTTCAGCCTGCCGCCGTCTGTGCTGCGCTGCTCTGCTCGGGAGCCGGTCGGGACCGAGGGAGCCTACAAGGCAGCGGTGGACAGTTTCCTGCAGCAGCACCATGTCCTGGGGGAGGAGAAGCAGAGCcggccctgcccccagcacccccAGGGCCGGGCTGGGCCGCCCACAGCCGACCAGACTGAGGCTCTGTCCAGACTCTTCAACTCAGTGAAGACGCTGACGGCCAAGGAGGAGCTTCTGCAGACGCTGCG gaCCCACTTGATCCTGCATGTGGCCCGGACCCACGGCTACTCCAAGGTGATGACGGGGGACAGCTGCACCCGCTTGGCCGTCAAGCTCATGACCAGCCTGGCACTGGGGAGAGGGGCCTTCCTCGCCTGGGACACG ggcttCTCAGACGAGCGACACGGCGACGTGGTGGTGGTGCGGCCCATGCGCGAGCACACGCTGAAGGAGGTCGCCTTCTACAACCGCCTGTTTGCCGTCCCCTCCGTCTTCACGCCGGCCGTCGACACCAAG GCCCCGGAAAAGGCCAGCATCCACCGGCTGATGGAGGCCTTCATTCTCAGGCTGCAGGCCCAGTTCCCCTCCACGGTCAGCACTGTGTAcag gacgaGCGAGAAGCTGGTGAAGGCGCCCAGGGACGGCTGTGCCGCCGGCACCCCCGGGCCCCGCTGCCTGCTCTGCATGTGTGTGCTGGACGTCGACACTGCTG ACAGTGCCACAGCTTTTGGGGCTCAGACCTCCTCGCAGCTCCCCCAGACGCAGCCCCCCATCGCAGAGGCTGAGGCGCCCACCGTGTCCTGCTGCCACAGCGGGATGGGCAGGGCCCAGCACTGCTGCAGGAT GGAGGAGGACGACCCCCGCGCCTGTGTGATGGAGCAGCTGTGCTATGGCTGCCGTGTGAATATGAAGGACTTG CCCTCCCTGGATCCCCTGCCACCCTACATACTGGCCGAGGCCCAGCTCCGCAGCCAGAG GGCCGAGGCTGAGCAGGAGATCCAGGAGCGTCTGCTGGAGGCCGAGGATGGGGCACGGCCGGGCGCGACCTCGGCGGAGCAGGCCCACGAGGACGGGGCACGGCCGGGCGCGACCTCGGCAGAGCAGGCCCACGCGGACGGGGCACGGCCGGGCGCGACCTCGGCGGAGCAGGAAGGCGCGGATGGCCTGTGA